ATCCTGCTGAAACAATGGTATGACTTGAAGATCCCGGCGCTGCCGTTCGGCTCCACCCTGGCGGCCGCCGAACAGCCCGGCTTCTGGAAAGCCACCGACGGCAAGGGCGAGTACACCCTTTGCAACGTGGTCAACGCCGGCAATGCTCCCTCCGAGGCCACCCCCTGGACCATGAAGTTCTATAACGCCTACTCCCAAAAATGGGGAGTTGAACCCGAAGGCCTGGGATCATCCAGCAGCTATATGGCGGTTTATGTGCTCAAAGACGCCATTGAGCGGGCCGGCAGCCTGGACTCCGGTAAAGTGGTTACCGAGCTGGAAAAAACCGATGTGATGGGGGTTTACGGAAGGCTGCGCTTCAACCCCAAGAGCCACCAGGTGATCCCCGCAACCGACCCCAAAGAGGGCGCGGTCGGCAGTGTCCTGCAGTGGCAGGCCGGCAAACGCGTTGTGGTTTATCCCAAGAGCATCGCCACGGGCAGCATTCAGCTGCCGCCGTGGATGAAAAAGTAGCGATCCGGATCCCGAGGACAAGACTTTAGTCTAAGTTCAGGGGGCATATTTTACAATTGCCAATTAGCAAAGCCCGAAATCCGAATATCGAAATCCGAAACAAATATTAAATTCGAAGGCTCTAAGGCCTAAAACGAGCAATAAAGTGCGCATCTCCTAACGGCAGGATTTTTTTGGACATTAGAATTTTGGTCATTTGAGTTTGTTTCGGATTTCGGATTTCGTGCTTCTAATTTTGTATTGCGTAATATCGGCCAAGCAGCTGCACCATGGCTTTACCTTGCCGCCCAAGTATTCTATGCTGGAATTCATATGGAAATCTTGATTTACGGTACCATCAACAGTGCTGCCCTGGCGCTTTATGCCCTGGGTTTTGCCATGGTTTACGGGGTCAGCCGACTCCCCAACTTCGCCCACGGCGCCCTGTTCGTCCTGAGCGGCTTCATGACCTGGTTTTTTCTAAATTCTCTGGGGCTGAATTACCTTATCAGTATTATTCTTACCTTGATCGCCACCGGTTTGATCGGCGCCCTTATTTATCAGTTTATCCTGATCCGCATTCGCGGGATGGAGATATCCGAAATTATGGCGACCTATGCCATGGGCCTTGCCATCCTCGAAGGCCTGAGATGGGGCGGCTTTAAAGGAATGACCTATACCCTGCCGGCTTTTATCAGCGGCAGTGTCACCATCCTGGGCGTCTCGGTGGACTATCAGCGTCTGCTGGTGGTCGTCATCGGCGGGGCCGTGGTCGGACTGTTGTGGCTGTTTACCCACTATACCCGCATGGGGCTGTCCCTGCGGGGCATGGCCCAGGATGAACGCGCCGCCCTGATGCTGGGGATCGATTCCGATCGCATGGCTCTGGTGGCCATGGCGTTCGGGTCCAGCCTGGCCGCGCTGGCGGCTATCTGTCTCCTGCCGCTGGGAAATATCGTGGTGGAAGCCGGTTACAACGTCCTGATCCTGGCCATCGCCGTCTGTATCGTCGGCGGTCTCGGCAGCTGGATGGGAGCGGTCCTGGCCGCTTTTCTGATCGGTTTCGCTCAGATTCTGACGGTGGTCTATTTAGGCGCCCATTACCAGATGGTGGTGGCGCTGCTGGCCATCATCCTGACCCTGATTATCCGGCCATCCGGTCTTTTCGGTCGGCAGAAAGAACTGGAGGAAAGGGTATGAGCGTGAAAACCGGGCAACAACGCCAAGAAAGGATCGACCGCGGAATCAGAATCCGTTCGGATGGAATTTATGCCCTGATGTCCTGGCGCGAGCTGTCCTACCTCACCGTGCCCCGGCTGGCACTCATTGTCGGGATGCTGGTCCTGCCGCTGGTGCTGCCCGGCATGTACTGGCAGCGGGTCGTTTCCATTGCCTGTATCTACGCGCTGCTGGCCTTGAGCTTTGATTTCCTGGCGCACTACGTCGGCCTGGTCTGCCTGGGCGGGGCTTTTTTCGTGGGAACCGGCGGATATCTGGCCGCCATCCTGAATACATCCTTCGGCCTGCCGCCCCTGGTGACCATTCCCCTTGCCTCCATTTTAGGCGCAGCTCTATGCACCCTGCTGCTGCTCCCCTGTCTGCCGCTCAGAGGCGTTTATTTCGCCATTGTCAGCCTGATGTATCCGCTTTTTGCCATGCGCGTTATCGAGGCGCTCAATATCCTGGGCGGCACCGACGGCATCCTCGGCATCGACAGCTTTTCCAGCCGCTGGGTCGAACAGTATGCTGTAATCGGGGCAACCCTCCTTTTTCTCTTCGGAACAAGACGCCTGGTGAACATGGATATCGGCTTGGTCTTGCGCGGGGTAAAGGATAACGATCAGGCTATCCGGGCGTCGGGTATGAACATCACCCGCTACAAGACCATGGCTGTTTTTATCGCGTCGGCCATGGGGTGCATGGGCGGCGCCATCCTGGTGCATATTTACATGTGGTCCGGCATCTCCCAGTTTGCCCTTGATTTTTCGATTCTGCCCATTGCCGCCACCGTAATCGGCGGCAGCGGCACCCTGGCGGGGCCGGTTATCGGCTGTCTGATCCTGGTCCCCATATCCGAATTGCTGAGGGATTTCGGAACCCTGCGTATTGTGTTTTATGCGGTGATCCTGATGGGGTTTATCGTTTTCCGCAGCGAGGGACTCCTGGTTTACGGCCAGCGCAAATATCATCAGTTTGAAAGGTGGACGCGGTTATGACCACGGAACCGATTCTGCAGGTCAGGGACGTAACCAAGGCTTTCGGCGGCATCCAGGCGCTCAACGGAGTAAGCTTCGACGTATACGAGGGGGATATCCTGGGCATCATCGGTCCCAACGGTTCCGGCAAAACCACGGTGGTCAACTGCATTACCGGCTTCATCAAGAAAAGCGCCGGAAAAGTTTTCTTCCGGGGCAAAGATATCAGCCGCAAACCACCCCATAAAATCGCCGATATGGGGGTGACGCGCACATTCCAGATCATGCGCCCCTATTACAGCCTGCCGGCCTACAAGAACCTGGTGATCCCTCTGTTTTCACCGCGGGCCAAACGCACCGGCGGCTGGCGCGGCGGCGGCAGGCTGGGGGACCGCAATACCGTGGGAATTGACATCCTGGAAGAAATCGGATTTGAGCGCGATTCCTTTGTCCCCTACAAAATGGCGTCGAGTCTGCCCACCGGTTATCTTAAGCGCCTGGAGCTGGCCCGCTGTCTGGCGCTCAAGCCCGACATCATTTTCTGCGACGAAATCTTTTCGGGTCTGAGCATGAGTGAGATCAGCAGCATGGTCCCCCTGATCGAGCGCCTGCAGATGGACGGGATCACCCTGGTGATGATCGAACACCGCCTGCGGGAGCTATTCCGGGTGGCCAACCGGGTAATGGTCCTCAACTTCGGTGAAAAACTCATGGAAGGAACCGCCCAAGCGGTGATGGCGGATGAAGCGGTCAAAAAGGCCTACTTCGGATCGGAAAATGTAGAGGAGCTCATGGGCAATGCTAACGGCTGAAGGCCTGATGGTTTTTTACGAAAACATGCTGGCGCTAAACAACGTCGGCATCACCTGCAGGGAAAACCAGATCGT
The nucleotide sequence above comes from Desulfobacterales bacterium. Encoded proteins:
- a CDS encoding branched-chain amino acid ABC transporter permease, which encodes MSVKTGQQRQERIDRGIRIRSDGIYALMSWRELSYLTVPRLALIVGMLVLPLVLPGMYWQRVVSIACIYALLALSFDFLAHYVGLVCLGGAFFVGTGGYLAAILNTSFGLPPLVTIPLASILGAALCTLLLLPCLPLRGVYFAIVSLMYPLFAMRVIEALNILGGTDGILGIDSFSSRWVEQYAVIGATLLFLFGTRRLVNMDIGLVLRGVKDNDQAIRASGMNITRYKTMAVFIASAMGCMGGAILVHIYMWSGISQFALDFSILPIAATVIGGSGTLAGPVIGCLILVPISELLRDFGTLRIVFYAVILMGFIVFRSEGLLVYGQRKYHQFERWTRL
- a CDS encoding ABC transporter ATP-binding protein, producing the protein MTTEPILQVRDVTKAFGGIQALNGVSFDVYEGDILGIIGPNGSGKTTVVNCITGFIKKSAGKVFFRGKDISRKPPHKIADMGVTRTFQIMRPYYSLPAYKNLVIPLFSPRAKRTGGWRGGGRLGDRNTVGIDILEEIGFERDSFVPYKMASSLPTGYLKRLELARCLALKPDIIFCDEIFSGLSMSEISSMVPLIERLQMDGITLVMIEHRLRELFRVANRVMVLNFGEKLMEGTAQAVMADEAVKKAYFGSENVEELMGNANG
- a CDS encoding branched-chain amino acid ABC transporter permease, whose amino-acid sequence is MEILIYGTINSAALALYALGFAMVYGVSRLPNFAHGALFVLSGFMTWFFLNSLGLNYLISIILTLIATGLIGALIYQFILIRIRGMEISEIMATYAMGLAILEGLRWGGFKGMTYTLPAFISGSVTILGVSVDYQRLLVVVIGGAVVGLLWLFTHYTRMGLSLRGMAQDERAALMLGIDSDRMALVAMAFGSSLAALAAICLLPLGNIVVEAGYNVLILAIAVCIVGGLGSWMGAVLAAFLIGFAQILTVVYLGAHYQMVVALLAIILTLIIRPSGLFGRQKELEERV